A single bacterium DNA region contains:
- the rnc gene encoding ribonuclease III, protein MFEDLQEKVSYSFRNKEILLRALTHRSFSHENAERNIDDNETMEFLGDSILGFIISELLFNAYAQDYTEGHMSKVKSYIISTEILSEKARDIDLGSHLLLGRGEEKTGGRSKRSLLANTFEALIAAIYLDGGLEEAKRFVHHHFKQTIQNVVEEDFHFNDFKSILQERLQSVGEIPPDYGIILEEGPHHQKVFHVDIRIRNVAVACGTGTTKKEAEQDAARKAYEQLVSGELDYLLAKRENPVS, encoded by the coding sequence ATGTTCGAGGATCTTCAGGAAAAGGTCTCCTATTCCTTCCGTAATAAGGAGATTCTTCTTAGAGCTTTGACCCACCGGTCTTTCTCTCACGAGAATGCCGAGCGGAATATCGATGACAACGAAACCATGGAATTCCTCGGTGATTCCATACTGGGTTTCATCATCAGTGAGCTTTTGTTCAATGCCTACGCTCAGGATTACACGGAAGGACACATGTCAAAGGTGAAGTCTTATATCATCAGCACCGAGATTCTGAGCGAGAAGGCCCGAGACATTGACCTTGGAAGTCATTTGTTGCTCGGCAGGGGCGAGGAAAAGACAGGCGGAAGAAGCAAGAGATCCTTACTCGCGAATACATTTGAGGCCTTGATCGCAGCGATCTACCTGGATGGCGGCTTGGAAGAAGCAAAGCGATTCGTGCATCATCACTTCAAGCAAACGATTCAAAATGTGGTGGAAGAGGATTTTCATTTCAACGATTTCAAATCCATCCTGCAGGAAAGGTTGCAGAGTGTTGGTGAGATTCCGCCCGATTATGGAATCATCCTGGAAGAAGGCCCCCATCATCAGAAAGTATTCCATGTGGACATTCGAATCAGAAATGTTGCAGTAGCCTGCGGAACCGGCACGACAAAAAAAGAGGCGGAGCAGGATGCCGCGAGAAAAGCTTACGAACAGCTCGTCAGCGGCGAACTGGATTATCTTCTAGCAAAACGGGAAAATCCCGTCAGTTAA
- a CDS encoding LD-carboxypeptidase, translated as MLKPKRLSTGSRVQIVIPASPVRPDFFEPGTEALRRLGLDVHFGSDVYRKLRYLAGSDEERRAELLQALKDSQVDAIFFARGGYGSSRLLTDVREFQDLTPKILLGCSDITSLHLYFQRMHNWIVFHGPMASGDFARGHVHADSFEKALQQTGPYELAPESIEVLIPGKTEGILSGGCLALLEAAVGTPWEPDWNNTILFLEDFAAKPYQIDRMLTHLKLIGKFDGVKAFIFGEMKDCVQTENQGYTLQEVILDLLANFGKPIFYNFPSGHVSAMNWTLPLGVAARVSSEPHFRLSILEGAVL; from the coding sequence ATGTTGAAACCCAAACGTCTTTCGACTGGCTCTCGTGTGCAAATCGTGATTCCTGCGAGCCCGGTGCGCCCCGATTTTTTTGAGCCGGGAACGGAGGCGCTGCGCAGACTGGGTCTCGATGTTCATTTCGGCTCCGATGTTTACCGTAAACTGCGATACCTGGCGGGAAGCGATGAAGAGCGGCGCGCGGAACTTTTGCAGGCCTTAAAAGATTCACAGGTCGATGCAATTTTCTTTGCGCGTGGCGGTTATGGCTCCTCCCGTCTGCTTACAGACGTACGCGAGTTTCAAGATCTCACACCTAAAATACTTCTCGGGTGTTCGGACATCACCAGTCTGCATCTCTATTTCCAACGCATGCACAACTGGATCGTTTTTCATGGCCCGATGGCTTCAGGCGATTTTGCGCGCGGTCATGTTCACGCTGATTCATTCGAAAAAGCTCTCCAGCAAACTGGTCCTTATGAACTTGCGCCGGAATCCATTGAGGTACTGATTCCCGGCAAGACTGAAGGAATTTTGTCGGGAGGTTGTCTGGCCTTGTTAGAGGCTGCCGTGGGAACTCCCTGGGAACCGGATTGGAACAATACGATATTGTTCCTGGAGGATTTTGCCGCAAAGCCATACCAGATCGACCGTATGCTCACTCATTTGAAACTCATTGGAAAGTTCGATGGCGTGAAAGCATTTATCTTTGGAGAGATGAAGGATTGTGTTCAAACAGAGAATCAAGGTTACACACTGCAAGAAGTGATTCTGGATCTTCTTGCTAATTTCGGAAAGCCCATATTCTATAACTTTCCCTCCGGACATGTTTCCGCCATGAACTGGACTCTCCCGCTGGGAGTTGCGGCGCGCGTTTCTTCAGAACCACATTTCCGTTTAAGCATCCTGGAGGGAGCAGTTCTGTGA